The DNA segment TTACAGATAATGAAACGATGGTAAAAACGGAAGTTGGACAGCCAATCTCAAATTTTTACGGCTATAAGTTCGATGGAGTATACCTCAACCAGGCGCAAATTAACAACAGCGTTCATGAAGCCAGTACCGTTCCGGGTGATCCGATCATACGGGATGTGAATGGCGATGGTAAAATAACAACCGACGACAGAACAGTTATCGGTAATTACCAGCCTAAGTTCACCGCGGGTATCGTCAATACCTTTTCTTATAAAGGAATAGAGTTATCCTTCATGTTCCAGGGATCTTATGGCGGAGAGATTGTGAACCAGAATTATAGGTTCCTGGGGTACTGGAACAGCGGCAGAAACCTTTATGCAAAAGTAAACAATTATTATAGATCCGAGGCTGAACCTGGCGATGGCGTCAACCCAAGGCCAACTATGGTCCGCAAAGCCTTTCAATCTGCATTCTCTACTTTATGGGTGGAAGATGCTTCTTACCTGAGGCTAAAGAATATTAACGTTTCTTATGCCCTGCCGGAAAGGCTGTTAAAGGGTACCTCTCTAAAAACATTGCGTATTTACGCAAACGCAGACAATGTTTACTTATGGAGCAAGTACACGGGGTATGATCCGGAAAACACCACTTTCAGCGCCACCTCTTATTCTTCCAATGGTACGGCTGCCAATTCGGGTACAGTTTCCTCAGCAACCCCTCCGGGTGCACTGATCGGACTGGATTATGGTTCTTATCCGGTACCACGTGTGATTACAGTTGGCTTAAGGGCCAGTTTTTAATAAATGGTTTTATCAATTGAACATAAAATGAATGTCATGAATATCAAACATAAAATCCTGTTGATGGCCCTGGTGCTGCTATCTGCTTCGGGTTGTAAAAAGTCTTTTCTTGAATTGGCACCGGAATCCAATGCAAACGCCGAAACGTTCTACAAAACGAAAGCAGATATGGACCTTGCTGTAAATGCCGCCTATTCTACACTTTATAATGTCTATGATCCTGAAGGTCCGGTATCCTATACTGCAGAAATGATGGGTGACAACACCACACTGTACATCATTGCCGGAAATCAGACAGATAAATTTGCATTTAAAGATTACAACCTGCAAACCAACAATACGATGGTATACAGTTTCTGGAGGACCTATTATTCCTCTCTGTACAGCATCAACATTATTTTGAGTAAACTTGATGATTCGGAGCTGACGGCGACAGAAAAGGAAAGTGTAAAAGCGCAGATGTCTTTTCTGAGGGGATTGTATTACTTCAATATGGTGCGTTTATGGGGAGATGTTCCCATCGTAACGAAACCGCTTTCAGTAGAAGAAACCTATAAGGTAGTCCGTTCGCCCAAAGCAGACGTGTATAAGTTGATTTTGGACGATCTGACTTTCGCTGCAGAAAAATTACCGCCGACTGCAGTTGGAAGAGCTACACAAGGCGCAGCTTTAACCGCTAAAGGAGAAGTTTACCTCACTTTAAACGATAAGGCCAATGCAACAACGGCTTTAATGTCGGTATACACCAGCCAGAATTATAAGTTGCAGGGTACTTATGCCGCGGTATTTGGTCCGACAGTGAAAAATACTAAAGAATCCATCTTTGAAATTCAATATCTTGGCGGGGCAAGCAGCATATCGACTGGTACCTACAGCAAATATTACCGCAATTATTCTCCAAATGTAAATGTATTTGGGTTTAGTGGGATTGGTATGAACCAGGTGACCGACGATCTGTACAATGAATATGAAACGGGCGATCCAAGACGTGAGCTCAGTATAACCCTGGGTTTTCAGAACGGGGCGGTATTCCAGGAACAGAAATATCCGATCAAATGGATAGATCCAACTGCGGTTAAAACAGATAACAATGTGCTGGCCAACAACAATTTCATGGTTTATCGCTTTGCAGATGTCTTGCTGATGCTTTCGGAAGCGACTGACGATCCGAAATACCTCAATGAAGTCAGGACAAGGGTAAACTTGCCTTTATTTGGAACGCCGGGTTATCCTTCTGCAAAATACCCTACACTGGCCCTCGCCATTGAACATGAAAGAAGGGTAGAGCTGGCCATTGAGTTTCACCGCTGGTTTGACCTGAAAAGAACGGGTCGTGCGGTCGCTGTTTTAAGTGCAAAAGGAAAGCCGGTTACTGAGAAAAAGCTTTTATTGCCGATTCCGGAGACCGTTAGGTTGCAAAATGGAATTATTACACAGAACGACGGCTACAACTAAACATCAATAAATCATGAAGTCATCTTCCATTAAATTTTTAATTGCTGCTTTTATACTGCCCTGCAGTTTTGTAAATGCACAGGATACACTCAGATATACCGGAAAAACGATTGTTAATGTTGATTATCACCATGGTCAGCTTCCTCCGGCAGTTGGAGTCCATAATATACAGGTGTTCCGGGCCGACCGCTCCAATCCGGACAAGGCCACTGGGTTAAACTGGACTTACAGTCACCAGCCCATGCTGGCTTACTGGAACAATAAATTTTATCTGCAATACCTGAGTAATCCGGTTGGGGAGCATATCCCCCCCGGACAAACACTCCTGACCACTTCTTTGGATGGAAAAACCTGGGAAACACCCAGGGTAATTTTTCCACCCTATAAAATAGCCGATGGTACCAGGAAAGCGGGGATTGATCAGGTGGCAAAAAACCTTACTTCGGTGATGCACCAGCGGATGAGCTTTTTCTTATCCGGAAAAAAGCGTTTGCTGGCACTGGCTTACTATGGGATTTCTTTTAACCCTAAAGATAGCCCGAATGATGGAAACGGGATAGGCCGTGTAGTGCGGGAAATTTTACCGGATGGGAAATTCGGTCCGATTTACTTTATCAACTATAACCACCTGTACAGTGAAAAAAACACAAACTATCCCAATTATAAACGTAGTAAGGATAAGGGCTTTGTTGCAGCCTGCAACGAGCTGCTGGGCAATGCTTTGATGGTGCAGCAATGGGCCGAAGAATCTGATGACAATGATCCGCTGATTAAATTAAAGGGTGATTATAAGGCTTTTAGTTATTACCACCTGCCCGACAACAGGGTTGTTGGGCTTTGGAAAAATGGCTTGACCAGTATCAGCAAGGATGAAGGCAAAACCTGGGAATATAAACCTTTGAGGGCGCCTAAAGTGGTAAACAGTAATGCCAAGATCTGGGGGCAGCGTACCTCAGACGGAAAGTTTGTTACCGTATATAATCCATCAGAATTCAGGTGGCCGCTTGCCCTTTCTGTGAGTAATGAAGGGTTGAATTATGATGATTTACTGCTGGTGCATGGAGACATTACCGCCATGCGTTATGGCGGTTCATATAAGTCCTACGGCCCCCAGTATGTAAGGGGAATTGAGGAAGGTAACGGCGTGCCGCCGGATAAAAAATTATGGGTTACCTATAGCGTTAATAAGGAAGATATCTGGGTATCTTCCATTCCCGTGCCAGTAAAAGCAAAGGCCGATCAGCAGGCAAATGAAGTGTTCAATACCATGCCGGATGCTGAAGAACTTGTAAACTGGAATACCTATAGCCCCCTAAGAGCACCTGTAAAAATAGTTAAAATGCCCGACGGGAATAAAGGACTTTCTTTGGCTGATTTTGACCCTTTTGACTATGCCAAGGCAGAAAGAGTTATTCCTGCGTCCAAAAAACTGATTGCTGCCTTTTCAGTTATTCCGCAGCAAAATGACAATGGGCTGCTGAATATAGAATTTCAGGATGCCAGGGGAGCTGCTGGTATCAGGCTTTCTTTTGATGATAAGAAGGTCTTAAAGCTAAAGGCGGGTTATAGAGATAAGCACCTGATGAATTATGTGGCCGGACAGCGTTATGATATTGAGGTGAAACTGGATGTGGATACCAGATTGTATACCGTAACCGTAAACGGGCAGCAAATGGGAAACAGCTTTTTGTTTGCACCATTGGAAAGTGTTTCCCGCATTGTTTTTAAAACTGGTGACGTGGTACGTTTTCCAGATGCGGATACGCCTACCGATCAGAATTATGATCTTCCGGATGCCGATGGCAAAACTAAACCTGCTGGTTTTTATATTCCATCCCTTCAAACAAAAACTTTTTAACTATGTGCACCAGATGCTTTTAACATTGAAATACGTACACCTATCGGTTCTCCTGTCAAAATGTTTTTTAAAACAAACACCTGATTTTAGAAAAGTAAACGATTACATTTAGCATGTCTATAAAAAATATATTATGTCAAGTCTAAAAAATGTAGCCGATCTGGCAGGTGTTTCTGTGGCCACTGTATCCAGGGTTTTAAATTCAGATGAAGTGGTTAAGTATGAGACTAAGGTGAAGGTGATGAATGCGATAAAAACACTGAAATATTCGCCCAATCGGGTTGCCCAGCGTTTGCGTACCACCAGGAAAAGCAGCAGGTTAATTGGTTTGCTAATCCCTGATATCCAAAACCCTTTTTATGTAGATGTGATCAGGGGGATAGAGGTTTTTGCTTATGCAAATAATGCCGCTGTGGTGATTGGTAACTTCTCTCAGGATGAAAAAAAGGAAAAGCTCTACCTGGATATCCTAAAATCAGAATCGGTAGATGGTTTTATTGTAGCGCCTTCAAATGAAAAGGACATTTACATTAAAGAGCTGGTGAAAGATGGGTTCCCTGTTGTTTGCATTGACCGTGGGCTTAGCGATATTGAAGTTGACCTGGTGAAAGTGGATAACCAAAAGGGCGCCTTTAATGCCATTGAACATTTAATTAAATTACAACATACACGGATCGGGCACATTACGGGAAATCAGCTGATACCGACAACAATGGAGCGTTTGGCAGGTTATGAACAGGCATTGAAGCAATACAACATTGCTATAGATCCTGAAATTATTGTAAGCAGGGAATCAGATTATGAAAGTGGTGCTGAGCTGGCCGCTTATCTGCTGGACCTGGAAAATCCCCCGACCGCTATTTTTACAGGGAATAACCTGCTCACACTGGGCGCTTTGGAAACCATTAATAAAAGAGGTTTAAAAATTCCGGAGGATATAGCCATCATCGGATTTGATGATGTTTATTGGGCAAATTCTTTAAATCCGCCCCTCACGGCGGTCAGACAGCCGGGTTTTGAGATCGGCAAACGTGCAATGGAATTGCTGATCCAGAGGATTCTCTCGCCGGAGCGCGAAGTGGCCAGTATCATTTATAAAACGGAACTCATGATCAGGAAATCCTGTGGAAGTAAAGAAAAACGACTGTAATATCAATAAGCAAAAATATAATATGCATCATACATCAGTAATAACATTGTTAAATCCTAACAGACTGGTTTTTGGAACAAATTGTTTTGATCAGTTTATACAAGACTATCTGGAACTGGGCCTGAAAAGGCTATTTGTTTTAAGTTTCACTGGTCTGGAAGGGCAGCTGGCAAAGAAAATGGAAAAACTGGATGCTGCCGGAATAGTGATTAAACAAAATACTTCCATTGCCAAAGAGCCTTCTTTTGAGGATTTTGAGGAAATTCTGGAAGAAGCAAGGGCTTTTAAAGCGGACAGTGTAGTGGGAATAGGCGGGGGAAGCATATTGGATGTAGCTAAACTGGTAGCTGCACAACTGTTAAACACACAAAGTACCACAACTGTTATAGGAAAAGGAAATCTGGCAGAAAGAGCAACCTATTTAGCCTGCATCCCTACCACATCGGGTACAGGAAGTGAGGTTTCGCCCAATGCCATCTTTGTAGATGCAAATGGAAATAAAGTTGGTGTAATCAGTCCTTTCTTAGTCCCTGACGCAGCTTATATTGATCCGGTACTAACTGTTTCTGTTCCGAAAGCGATTACGGCCGCAACCGGAATTGATGCCCTGACACATTGCCTGGAAGCTTATGCCAATAAATTTTCGCATCCGGTAACCGATTTGATTGCCCTGGAAGGGATAAGCTTAGTGGCTAAATACCTGAAAAGGGCATGTGATGACGGGACAGATCTTGAGGCAAGGTCGCAGGTTGCCCTGGGCAGCATGTACGGTGGAATGTGTCTGGGCCCGGTTAATACCGCTGCTGTTCATGCACTTGCTTATCCGCTCGGGGTGAAATTCCATATCAATCACGGCTTATCTATAGCGCTTTTACTCCCGGCAGTTATGGAGTTTACCCTTTCCGCTGCACCGGAACGCTATTCGGCGATCGCTATAGCACTCGGTGCTGAACCTAAAAGTACAGCCCTGGAAACGGCAAGAGCTGGGGTAGAGTTACTGAAAAGACTGATCCGGGACTGCGGTTTACCAGCTTCACTTGCTGAGGTAAATGTGCCGTTCAGCGCCATTGAGGCCATGGCTATAGATGCCGTTAAAATAGAGCGGCTACTGAAAAATAATTTAAGAGAAGTGGCATTGGAAGATGCAAAAGAAATTTACAAATCGGCATTTTAAATGATGATGGAGAAAAAATTTAATGGAGTAGTGGTGCCTATGATCAGCCCATTTACACCAGCGTTTAAAGTTGATGTAGCAGCTGCAGCCAGGATAACCGAACATTTATCCAGCTATGGGGCACACCCGTTTTTATTGGGTACAACCGGAGAATCGGTTTCTATAGCGAAAGAGGAAAGGGCCAGGTTAGTTTCGGCTGTAGTGAAGGCTAACGCAGGAGCAAAAACAGTTTATGCAGGTATTTCGGGAAATTGCTTTTCGGAGGTAGTTGCCGAAGCAAAGCTGTTTACCGACCTTGGGGTGGATGCCCTGGTATCTACCATGCCCTCCTATTATCCGGTAGAGCCTGACCAGCAGTTGAGGTATTTTGAACAGCTGGCCGATGAGGTACCCCTGCCTTTGATCATTTATAACATTCCGGCCACTACACATCTGAGTATTCCGCTTGATGTGGTAGAACAATTGAGCCATCACCAAAACATATTGGGATTTAAAGATTCAGAAAAGGGCGAGGAACGTATGATTGATGCCATTTCCAGATGGAAAGACCGTCCTGATTTTGCTTACTTGCTAGGCTGGGCATTAAAATCGCAGCAAGCCCTGTTTTTAGGTGCTGATGGCATTGTGCCCAGTACTGGAAACCTGGCCCCCGGACTTTATCAATCTATTTTTGATGCGGCTGTAGCTGGGAATAAAGTACTGGCAACTGCTGCGCAGGTCAAAGCAGATTACCTGTCAGAAATTTATCAGAAAGACCGCGTATTAAGCAAGGCGCTCCCGGTACTCAAAATCATGATGTCTGCTTATTCACTTTGTGGAACAGCAATGTTGCCGCCTTTATATCAGTTGCCGGCCGAAGAAGAAAAGTCAATTGTAACCAGGATGAGGGCGGAGTTTGATCACTTAATTAATGTAAACACTAGTAATGAAAACGAATAATAAAAAACCTATTTTAGGTATAACGATGGGAGATCCCGCAAGTATTGGCCCTGAAGTAGCTGTAAAAGCGCTGGCTAATGCTGGTATATATGAAATCTGTAAGCCACTATTGGTGGGTGATGCAGAGATCTGTAAGGACGCGATCAGATTTTGCGGACTGGATCTGGTTGTCAACGCTGTAAAGGATGTTAAAGATGCAAAATTTGAGTTTGGCAGTATTGATGTATATGATCTTGAATATGCAAGTGCCGATATTGTGACCGGACAAAATTCTGTTGCAGCAGGTGCTGCCGCTTTCAATACAGTAGTTAAAGTGATTGATCTGGCGATGAAGGGTTTGGTAGATGCTACGGTAACCGGACCGATCAATAAAGAATCTATTCATCTGGCAGGGCATAAATTTTCAGGGCATACCGAGATTTATGCACATTATACAGATACGAAGAAATACGGGATGTTGCTGGTGGAAGATGACCTGAGGGTAATCCATGTGTCTACACACGTTTCCTTAAGACAGGCATGCGACCTGGTAAAAAAACAAAGAATACTGGATACCATTGAACTGATTGTTTCTGCCTGTCGGCAATTGGGCATCAGCAATCCTAAAATTGGGGTTGCCGGATTAAACCCGCATGCCAGCGATGGCGGCCTGTTTGGCGAGGAAGAACAGCTGGAAATCATTCCGGCTATTGAGGAGGCAAGACGCAGAGGATATACGGTAGAAGGCCCGGTGCCCGCCGATACGCTATTTCCTAAAGCCATAGGTGGCGTATATGATGGGATTGTAGCGATGTACCATGATCAGGGCCATATCCCTTTTAAAGTGGTTGGGTTTAACTGGGATAAGTCCGCCAGGCAAATGAAAAGTGTTAGGGGAGTAAACATTACCTTAGGGCTGCCTATCATAAGAACTTCAGTAGATCATGGTACAGCAATGGAAATTGCCGGAAGGGGAATAGCCAGCGCCGACGCGATGAATTTAGCAATCGAGTATGCCGTTAACATGGTGCGTACCAAATAAAAAGAAAGTATATGATAGCAGTTATTGCGGATGATTTTACAGGAGCGGCAGAAATTGGGGGAATTGCTTTAAGACAGGGTTGGAATGCTATTATAGATACACGCGTACAAAAAGGCACGGAAACAGATATCCTGATCATTGCAACAAATACCAGGTCAAAACCTCCGCAGGAAGCAAGAAAAACCATTCGTGAGCTTACTTTACAGCTCCTCAGTCTTAGTCCGGAAATCATTTATAAAAAAATAGACTCCGTATTGAGGGGCAATGTAGGGGAAGAGCTTTTAGAGCAGATGGCTGTTTCCCAGAAAAGAAGGGCTTTATTGATTCCGGCCAATCCATCTTTAAAACGTGTTATTAAAGATGGAATATACTATTATGAAGGGCTGCCTTTAAAAGACTCAACCTTTGCCCGCAATGTGAAACACCAGATTGGCTCTTCCAGGGTGATAGATCTGATGGGTGATGGGGCTGGTAAGGATACTGTTGTCATTTCAAGAGCTGAACTTATGCCAGACAAGGGCTTGATTATTGGCAATACTACTGATGAGGCCGACCTGGACCATTGGGCGGGCCGGGTTGATGAGGAAACCATAATGGCAGGCGGATCCAGTTTTTTCAATGCGCTACTGAGAAAAATTAAAGTACATCCGTATACCGACCCTGCCGGTTTTGCATTTGGAAAGAAGGTAATTTATGTATGTGGAAGTGCTTTTCCATTGAGCAGAAGTGTAGTAGAGGATGCCCGTCAGGCAGGGCAATATGTTTCATACATGCCCTCAAGGATGTTTTGCAAGCCAGCAGAAAAATCGGCATACATGGCGCATTGGGAAAGAGAAATTCTAAAAGGGGTTCAGCAGTCGGGAACAGTGATAGTAGCCATTAATGTTATTGAAGAACCCAGGGTAGAAAATCTTTCGTCCGAGCTGGGAAAAACAATTGCAACAGTAATAGCCAATGTCATGCAAGGTGTTCAGCTGGAGGAACTGGTGATAGAAGGAGGGGCAACAGCATCTGCCATCATAGAGAAACTGGAATACAGAAAATTTCATCCTACACAAGAACTGGCTCCTGGTGTGATCAGAATGAAGGTTGAAGAAAATAAAAGTTTACACCTAACAATGAAACCTGGCAGCTACACCTGGCCATCTTCCATATGGAAGTATTCACATAAACCCTAATCAATAAAACCTTATAACCAAAACCAAGTATGAACTCATCACTGCATGTATTAGATTACATCATTATTATAGTATTTTTGATAGGAACGCTCGTGTTCGGACTGGTATTTGCCAGGGGACAGAAAACGACAAAAAATTATTTCCTTGCGAAAGGCAAGATCCCTTCCTGGGCAATAGGGATCTCGCTGCTCGCCACATTGATCAGCAGTGTAACATTCCTGGCTTACCCGGGTACGGGATATTCTTCTAACTGGATCTTACTGGTTCAGGGCTTAATGGTACCTGTAGTGCTGCTTGGCGTAATCTGGTTTATTGTTCCCTTATACCGGAAAGTGATCAATTTGAGTACTTACGAATATTTTGAGCAGAGATTTGGTTCTTTTGCCCGATATTACAGTTCACTGGCCTTTGTGCTGAGGCAGTTTTCTGGTATGGGCACAGTTTTTTTTCTGCTTGCGGTGGCCTTAGGTAGTATGATCCATGTCAATACCGCTATAATTATTCTGGTTGTGGGGGCTATAATTATCATTGTCAATTTACTGGGAGGAATTGAGGCAGTAATCTGGCTGGATGTATTTCAGGGCTTTATGCTTTTTGCCAGCGGGATCATTTGCATCAGTATATTGCTCTTTTCTGTAGACGGAGGTCCGGCTGAAGTCTGGAAAATTGCTTCTGCTAACGGCAGAACAGGTTTTGGACCTTATGAATGGGACCTTACCAAATTGACTTTTCTGGTGATGGCTATAAACGGGGCTTTTTATGCGGTACAGAAGTACGCAACAGATCAGACGGTGGTGCAGCGTTACCTGACTGCAAAAACTGACCGGTCGGCCATCCGCGCATCACTGCTGGGTATCTTGTTAACCGTTCCGGTATGGATCTTGTTTATGTTTATAGGAACTGCATTGTTTGTGTTTTATAAGCAAAACCCAATTCCGGCAGATATAAGACCTGATGCTGTTTTCCCTTATTTTATTATGACCAAACTGCCAACAGGTGTCATAGGGTTAATTCTTTCCGCAATGATTTCTGCAGCCATCTGTAGTTTAAGCGCCGATCTGAATTCTCTTGCTGCAGTGGGGGTAGAAGACTATTATAAGAAATTAAGGCCCGGCAAAACAGATAAGGCTTATTTAAAGGCATCGAAATATATTGTTGCCTTATCTGGGCTGATCTCTATAGGAATAGCCATGTTGTATCTGAATGCCGGAAATGAAGGGGTGCTGGGGATCGTATTTACGCTGTACGCCATATTTTCAGGCGGCATTGTAGGTATGTTTTTACTGGGTTTATTTAGTGCCAGGGCCAATAATCAAGGAATTACCATTGCCATTGTAGTCTGCATTCTTTTTACGGCATATGCATTTTTAACTTCTACAGAAATCGGAATTGGGGCAAATAAATCGCTGTTGTTAGATTTTGGTAAGTATAACTTTACACACCATAAGCTGATGCTGGGTGTATACAGCCATCTCATCGTTATTGTTGTGGGTTATGTGGCCAGCTTATTTTTTCCAAAACCGGTTCTGGATACCAATTTGCTTTATAGTGGCTGGCTGGCGGTTAGACGGGAAGAAAGGGCAAGGGCAGACAAATAGCTAATTGTTGTTGATCACTTCGGCAACTTCTTCTGCCGAGATATCGCTGTGTGAAGCATCTAATATGCAGTCGCCGTTTTTCACCACCAGGATTTGCGGCGACTCATGCTGCACCTGGAAGGTATCAGCTATTTGTGCAGAAATAGCCCGGTAGCTGATGAGGTCTAAAAAATAAAGCCTGGTATTTTCGGGGATAACAGACCAGTCCATTTCAAAGCGTCTTTTAGCCATTGAGCTTACGGAGCAACGCGTACTGTGCTTAAAAATTAAGCTGTATCCTTCTTGTTGCTGTATTTCGCTAACTTGTTCCGGATTAGTAATATTTTTCCACTGCATCTTTATCCTGATTTTAGTAATTACCGGTTTTATCCCCTTCTTCTTTTGCCTTCCGGATACGAACTGTAAGCCGGGCAAATTTTGTTAGAACAGGCTTCCAAAATGGTTATTGCAAAAAACACGCCAAGCAATAGTATTGCAACTTTTTTCATTTGTTTATAATTGAATATGACTACTAATCTACAGTTTTTAATAAAAGAATCAAAGTTTGTTATACTGTAGCTAAAAGTTCTGCCATTTTTAATGCTGTAATGGCCGCTTCATCACCTTTATTTCCGTGTTTACCACCGGCCCTGTCTATCGCTTGCTGCTGGTCGTTGGTGGTCAGTACACCAAATATCACTGGCTTGCTGTGCTTAATACCAACATCGGTAATGCCATTGGCTACCGCATCACATATGAAATCGAAATGTTTGGTCTCACCTTGTATAACACATCCAAGACAGATTACTGCATCAAGATCTTTGTGTTTTTGTAAAAGAATTTCTGCAGCAGCAGTTAATTCAAAACTGCCGGGTACAGGTACAGAAATGATGTTTTCTGCAGGTACCCCATGTTTAAGCAGGGTTTCCAGCGCACCCTTATAAAGGCTGCCGGTAATCTCAGCATTCCATTCTGCTACGGCAATAGCAAATTTAAAAGTACTGCCATCAGGTACTGTAGTATGAGAAAAATCGGATAGGTTTTTTAATTGTGTTGCCATGCCGCAAACTTAGGGAAAAATCAGTTAAACTACACTTTTGTTTGGA comes from the Pedobacter heparinus DSM 2366 genome and includes:
- a CDS encoding RagB/SusD family nutrient uptake outer membrane protein, with the translated sequence MNIKHKILLMALVLLSASGCKKSFLELAPESNANAETFYKTKADMDLAVNAAYSTLYNVYDPEGPVSYTAEMMGDNTTLYIIAGNQTDKFAFKDYNLQTNNTMVYSFWRTYYSSLYSINIILSKLDDSELTATEKESVKAQMSFLRGLYYFNMVRLWGDVPIVTKPLSVEETYKVVRSPKADVYKLILDDLTFAAEKLPPTAVGRATQGAALTAKGEVYLTLNDKANATTALMSVYTSQNYKLQGTYAAVFGPTVKNTKESIFEIQYLGGASSISTGTYSKYYRNYSPNVNVFGFSGIGMNQVTDDLYNEYETGDPRRELSITLGFQNGAVFQEQKYPIKWIDPTAVKTDNNVLANNNFMVYRFADVLLMLSEATDDPKYLNEVRTRVNLPLFGTPGYPSAKYPTLALAIEHERRVELAIEFHRWFDLKRTGRAVAVLSAKGKPVTEKKLLLPIPETVRLQNGIITQNDGYN
- a CDS encoding exo-alpha-sialidase — protein: MKSSSIKFLIAAFILPCSFVNAQDTLRYTGKTIVNVDYHHGQLPPAVGVHNIQVFRADRSNPDKATGLNWTYSHQPMLAYWNNKFYLQYLSNPVGEHIPPGQTLLTTSLDGKTWETPRVIFPPYKIADGTRKAGIDQVAKNLTSVMHQRMSFFLSGKKRLLALAYYGISFNPKDSPNDGNGIGRVVREILPDGKFGPIYFINYNHLYSEKNTNYPNYKRSKDKGFVAACNELLGNALMVQQWAEESDDNDPLIKLKGDYKAFSYYHLPDNRVVGLWKNGLTSISKDEGKTWEYKPLRAPKVVNSNAKIWGQRTSDGKFVTVYNPSEFRWPLALSVSNEGLNYDDLLLVHGDITAMRYGGSYKSYGPQYVRGIEEGNGVPPDKKLWVTYSVNKEDIWVSSIPVPVKAKADQQANEVFNTMPDAEELVNWNTYSPLRAPVKIVKMPDGNKGLSLADFDPFDYAKAERVIPASKKLIAAFSVIPQQNDNGLLNIEFQDARGAAGIRLSFDDKKVLKLKAGYRDKHLMNYVAGQRYDIEVKLDVDTRLYTVTVNGQQMGNSFLFAPLESVSRIVFKTGDVVRFPDADTPTDQNYDLPDADGKTKPAGFYIPSLQTKTF
- a CDS encoding LacI family DNA-binding transcriptional regulator; the protein is MSSLKNVADLAGVSVATVSRVLNSDEVVKYETKVKVMNAIKTLKYSPNRVAQRLRTTRKSSRLIGLLIPDIQNPFYVDVIRGIEVFAYANNAAVVIGNFSQDEKKEKLYLDILKSESVDGFIVAPSNEKDIYIKELVKDGFPVVCIDRGLSDIEVDLVKVDNQKGAFNAIEHLIKLQHTRIGHITGNQLIPTTMERLAGYEQALKQYNIAIDPEIIVSRESDYESGAELAAYLLDLENPPTAIFTGNNLLTLGALETINKRGLKIPEDIAIIGFDDVYWANSLNPPLTAVRQPGFEIGKRAMELLIQRILSPEREVASIIYKTELMIRKSCGSKEKRL
- a CDS encoding iron-containing alcohol dehydrogenase, with the translated sequence MHHTSVITLLNPNRLVFGTNCFDQFIQDYLELGLKRLFVLSFTGLEGQLAKKMEKLDAAGIVIKQNTSIAKEPSFEDFEEILEEARAFKADSVVGIGGGSILDVAKLVAAQLLNTQSTTTVIGKGNLAERATYLACIPTTSGTGSEVSPNAIFVDANGNKVGVISPFLVPDAAYIDPVLTVSVPKAITAATGIDALTHCLEAYANKFSHPVTDLIALEGISLVAKYLKRACDDGTDLEARSQVALGSMYGGMCLGPVNTAAVHALAYPLGVKFHINHGLSIALLLPAVMEFTLSAAPERYSAIAIALGAEPKSTALETARAGVELLKRLIRDCGLPASLAEVNVPFSAIEAMAIDAVKIERLLKNNLREVALEDAKEIYKSAF
- a CDS encoding dihydrodipicolinate synthase family protein; this encodes MMMEKKFNGVVVPMISPFTPAFKVDVAAAARITEHLSSYGAHPFLLGTTGESVSIAKEERARLVSAVVKANAGAKTVYAGISGNCFSEVVAEAKLFTDLGVDALVSTMPSYYPVEPDQQLRYFEQLADEVPLPLIIYNIPATTHLSIPLDVVEQLSHHQNILGFKDSEKGEERMIDAISRWKDRPDFAYLLGWALKSQQALFLGADGIVPSTGNLAPGLYQSIFDAAVAGNKVLATAAQVKADYLSEIYQKDRVLSKALPVLKIMMSAYSLCGTAMLPPLYQLPAEEEKSIVTRMRAEFDHLINVNTSNENE
- the pdxA gene encoding 4-hydroxythreonine-4-phosphate dehydrogenase PdxA; the encoded protein is MKTNNKKPILGITMGDPASIGPEVAVKALANAGIYEICKPLLVGDAEICKDAIRFCGLDLVVNAVKDVKDAKFEFGSIDVYDLEYASADIVTGQNSVAAGAAAFNTVVKVIDLAMKGLVDATVTGPINKESIHLAGHKFSGHTEIYAHYTDTKKYGMLLVEDDLRVIHVSTHVSLRQACDLVKKQRILDTIELIVSACRQLGISNPKIGVAGLNPHASDGGLFGEEEQLEIIPAIEEARRRGYTVEGPVPADTLFPKAIGGVYDGIVAMYHDQGHIPFKVVGFNWDKSARQMKSVRGVNITLGLPIIRTSVDHGTAMEIAGRGIASADAMNLAIEYAVNMVRTK
- a CDS encoding four-carbon acid sugar kinase family protein — protein: MIAVIADDFTGAAEIGGIALRQGWNAIIDTRVQKGTETDILIIATNTRSKPPQEARKTIRELTLQLLSLSPEIIYKKIDSVLRGNVGEELLEQMAVSQKRRALLIPANPSLKRVIKDGIYYYEGLPLKDSTFARNVKHQIGSSRVIDLMGDGAGKDTVVISRAELMPDKGLIIGNTTDEADLDHWAGRVDEETIMAGGSSFFNALLRKIKVHPYTDPAGFAFGKKVIYVCGSAFPLSRSVVEDARQAGQYVSYMPSRMFCKPAEKSAYMAHWEREILKGVQQSGTVIVAINVIEEPRVENLSSELGKTIATVIANVMQGVQLEELVIEGGATASAIIEKLEYRKFHPTQELAPGVIRMKVEENKSLHLTMKPGSYTWPSSIWKYSHKP